In one window of Ruminococcus hominis DNA:
- a CDS encoding ATP-dependent helicase, translating to MNWKEFEQRFPIQLNTQQKEAVQSVDGPVLLLAVPGSGKTTVLVTRLGYMVYCKGIDPSKILTVTYTVAATKDMAKRFAGYFGNDMAERLEFRTINGICAKIIQYYGKMVGRTAFELVRDEKMTAGLLSKIYQQVQHEFATESDLKNVRTLITYIKNMMLSEEEILKLDEKEEMKISVIYKEYCRQLREHHLMDYDDQMVYAYTMLRKFPQLLEHFQNLYPYICVDEAQDTSKIQHAIVALLASKTENLFMVGDEDQSIYGFRAAYPEALLSFEKNHANARVLLMEDNFRSNASIVEAADQFIQKNTLRHEKHMRATKERMDEIKEISLKSRKAQYSYLMKVADDCTTQTAVLYRDNECILPLVDLLERNNIPYQMRNAELTFFSHRIVLDVVNIIKLALNPKDTEAFLQVYYKIGTYLRKQEAMRIAEISEEKDLPVLDVAADYQGLSGHVIGCVKSVRTHLQNMLQESGDKAVNRISQYMGYREYLNRIGVSDSKLEILRMLGAGEESPERLVKRLEELKSIILEKQSDAQCPFILSTIHASKGLEYEHVYLIDVVDGILPEQALQNPKRASKEELQTYEEERRLFYVGVTRAKQQLTLFTTNRESSFCREILGKTFIQKNSTKVVSTNKIFSQANPYAQNTKSRMKPTTAEEYKKFKEQLGAGVLVKHKKFGDGVVVSMDEERVQILFGEKLRNLDMRMLIQGGFLEVS from the coding sequence ATGAATTGGAAGGAATTTGAACAGAGATTCCCGATACAATTGAATACTCAGCAAAAAGAAGCGGTACAGAGCGTGGATGGTCCTGTACTGCTTCTTGCTGTACCGGGGTCCGGGAAGACTACCGTGCTGGTGACCCGATTGGGATATATGGTGTATTGTAAGGGGATTGATCCGAGTAAAATATTAACAGTTACTTATACGGTTGCGGCAACAAAGGATATGGCGAAGCGTTTTGCAGGTTATTTTGGAAATGATATGGCAGAGCGCTTAGAGTTTCGGACGATTAATGGGATATGTGCGAAAATCATTCAATATTATGGAAAAATGGTTGGCAGGACAGCGTTTGAACTGGTCAGGGATGAAAAGATGACGGCAGGGCTGTTATCTAAAATTTATCAGCAGGTTCAACATGAATTTGCGACAGAGAGTGATTTGAAAAATGTCCGTACACTTATTACATATATTAAAAACATGATGTTGAGTGAAGAAGAAATTCTTAAGCTGGATGAAAAAGAGGAAATGAAAATTTCGGTTATTTATAAGGAATACTGCAGGCAGCTTCGGGAACATCATCTGATGGATTATGATGACCAGATGGTATACGCATATACAATGCTTCGTAAATTCCCTCAATTACTGGAACATTTTCAAAATTTATATCCTTATATTTGTGTGGATGAAGCACAAGATACATCGAAAATCCAGCATGCGATTGTTGCGTTGCTTGCTTCTAAAACGGAAAATTTGTTTATGGTCGGAGATGAGGATCAAAGTATTTATGGATTTCGTGCGGCATATCCGGAAGCATTGTTGTCATTTGAAAAGAATCACGCGAATGCAAGGGTGCTGTTGATGGAAGATAACTTCCGCTCGAATGCCAGTATTGTTGAGGCAGCAGACCAATTTATCCAGAAAAATACATTGCGTCATGAAAAGCATATGCGGGCAACAAAGGAAAGAATGGACGAAATTAAAGAGATTTCTCTAAAAAGCAGGAAAGCCCAGTACAGTTATCTTATGAAAGTTGCGGATGACTGTACAACGCAAACAGCAGTGCTGTATCGGGATAATGAATGTATTTTGCCGTTGGTTGATCTGTTAGAGCGAAATAACATTCCATATCAGATGAGAAATGCAGAACTGACATTTTTTTCGCATAGAATAGTTTTAGATGTTGTGAACATTATTAAATTAGCGCTGAATCCGAAAGATACGGAAGCATTTTTGCAGGTATATTATAAGATCGGTACATATCTTCGTAAGCAGGAGGCTATGAGGATAGCGGAAATTAGTGAGGAAAAGGATTTGCCGGTGCTTGATGTGGCGGCAGATTATCAAGGCTTGAGCGGACATGTTATAGGATGCGTCAAATCAGTGCGGACGCATTTGCAAAATATGCTGCAGGAAAGTGGAGATAAAGCGGTCAATCGAATTTCACAATATATGGGATATCGTGAATATTTGAATCGAATCGGGGTAAGCGACAGCAAACTGGAAATTTTACGGATGCTGGGAGCCGGGGAAGAATCGCCCGAGCGGCTTGTAAAGCGTCTGGAAGAATTAAAATCTATCATTTTGGAAAAACAATCGGATGCACAGTGTCCATTTATTCTTTCTACGATACATGCAAGCAAAGGGTTAGAATATGAGCATGTGTATCTGATCGATGTGGTGGATGGAATTTTGCCGGAGCAGGCTTTGCAAAATCCGAAGCGGGCTTCTAAGGAAGAATTGCAGACTTACGAGGAAGAACGCCGCTTATTTTATGTCGGTGTTACAAGGGCAAAACAACAACTGACATTGTTTACAACAAACAGGGAAAGTTCATTTTGCAGGGAAATATTAGGGAAAACATTTATTCAAAAGAATAGCACGAAAGTAGTTTCCACTAATAAAATATTTTCTCAGGCAAATCCATATGCACAGAATACAAAATCAAGGATGAAGCCAACGACGGCTGAAGAATATAAGAAGTTTAAAGAACAGCTTGGAGCAGGTGTACTCGTGAAACATAAAAAATTTGGTGATGGGGTTGTCGTCTCAATGGATGAAGAGCGCGTACAGATTTTGTTTGGGGAAAAGCTGAGAAATCTGGATATGCGTATGTTAATACAAGGCGGATTTCTAGAAGTGAGTTAG
- a CDS encoding Na/Pi cotransporter family protein: MNEKLQIVFGLVGGLAIFIYGMNMMSECLQKAAGEKMKSILALLTRNPVLGVLAGAITTAVLQSSSATTVMAIGFVSAGLMSLPQAISIIFGANIGTTMTAQIIAFKITDYIYIIIFIGFIISFVAKSEKIKSIGQTIFAFGLLFLGIETMGDVMKPLASSPVFTDLIAKVSNMPVLGVAVGTLMTLVVQSSSATIAVLQNFAAQAGPDGVTSILGLTGAIPILLGDNIGTTITALLASIGQNKDAKRTAVAHCIFNISGCLLFIWFIKPFAALIQYISPKGPEIEVISRQIANSHTVFNITMTLIWVCLINVMVKIVMTLIPDGKTVAVDPAKPLYLDEKMTNQPTAALQLVAKEILHISDIVKDAVSNTIEIVKTEDISQLEGLLEKGKNIKALTEKTTEYLALLFSSGTMTEQQAAQTASLMYILSDVERMGSLSVEIAKCIQEKEQNNYKYTPEAMDELQKSLRTLEKMFIDSMKALQGDKSVQIDKMLKRKDKIMDLDIKMRKAHLQRVNKGKCKASLTAPFTNILHLIDRMGNSCLNLADVAANEISLSYFMTVN; encoded by the coding sequence ATGAATGAGAAGTTACAGATTGTATTTGGGCTTGTAGGTGGTCTTGCAATATTTATCTACGGCATGAATATGATGAGTGAATGTCTGCAAAAAGCGGCAGGCGAGAAGATGAAAAGTATTTTGGCACTGTTGACAAGAAATCCAGTTTTAGGAGTGTTGGCAGGAGCAATCACAACTGCAGTTTTGCAGAGCAGTAGTGCGACAACGGTTATGGCGATTGGCTTTGTAAGTGCAGGATTGATGAGCCTGCCACAGGCAATTTCCATTATTTTCGGTGCGAATATTGGAACGACAATGACGGCACAGATTATTGCATTTAAAATTACAGATTATATTTACATTATCATATTTATCGGTTTTATCATTTCTTTTGTGGCGAAGTCAGAGAAGATAAAAAGTATCGGACAGACGATATTTGCCTTCGGTCTGTTGTTCCTTGGAATTGAAACGATGGGAGATGTTATGAAGCCACTGGCATCTAGCCCGGTATTTACAGATTTGATCGCGAAAGTATCAAATATGCCGGTACTTGGAGTTGCGGTCGGTACATTGATGACTCTGGTAGTACAGAGCAGTAGTGCAACAATCGCAGTATTACAGAACTTTGCAGCTCAGGCCGGACCGGATGGTGTGACAAGTATATTAGGATTGACAGGAGCAATTCCGATTCTTCTTGGAGATAATATCGGAACAACGATCACGGCACTTTTAGCCAGCATCGGACAGAATAAGGATGCGAAACGTACAGCTGTAGCACACTGTATTTTTAATATATCAGGATGTCTGCTGTTTATCTGGTTTATTAAACCATTTGCAGCACTAATTCAGTATATTTCACCGAAAGGACCGGAAATCGAAGTGATTTCCCGACAGATTGCAAATTCACATACAGTATTTAATATTACAATGACTTTGATCTGGGTATGTCTGATTAATGTAATGGTAAAAATTGTTATGACTTTAATCCCAGATGGAAAGACAGTTGCAGTAGATCCGGCAAAGCCATTGTATTTGGATGAAAAGATGACAAATCAGCCAACAGCAGCACTTCAGCTTGTGGCAAAAGAGATTTTACATATCAGCGATATAGTGAAGGATGCGGTAAGTAATACGATTGAAATAGTTAAAACAGAAGATATCAGTCAATTGGAAGGCTTGCTTGAGAAGGGGAAAAATATCAAAGCATTGACGGAAAAAACAACCGAATATCTGGCACTTTTATTCTCTTCCGGAACAATGACAGAGCAGCAGGCAGCTCAGACGGCGAGCTTAATGTATATTTTAAGTGATGTGGAACGTATGGGAAGCTTAAGTGTGGAAATTGCAAAATGTATCCAGGAGAAGGAACAAAATAATTATAAATATACGCCGGAAGCAATGGATGAATTACAGAAGAGTCTAAGAACACTGGAAAAAATGTTTATTGATTCAATGAAGGCATTGCAGGGAGATAAATCGGTTCAGATAGATAAAATGCTTAAGCGAAAAGATAAGATCATGGATTTGGATATTAAGATGAGAAAGGCGCATCTGCAACGTGTAAATAAAGGAAAATGTAAAGCAAGTCTGACAGCACCATTCACAAATATTCTTCATCTGATCGACCGTATGGGAAACAGCTGCTTAAATCTTGCGGATGTAGCAGCAAATGAAATCAGCCTGAGTTATTTTATGACAGTGAATTAG